In Cydia pomonella isolate Wapato2018A chromosome 1, ilCydPomo1, whole genome shotgun sequence, one genomic interval encodes:
- the LOC133530467 gene encoding cyclic nucleotide-gated cation channel subunit A-like, producing MSPVFTIQKIPLGNSMGPGVGETQRPSWFRNILARITRAIRRRLSREDAATPPDLFLDKYAATEFHDPQEPMYEAKRSKILCGLKLVFDPTQPGHYHWLAVVSLAILYNVVFVIGRAVFWELDTITVVWFVLDYICDAIYLVDTVVHVHEGYLEHGLMVKEATRLRKHYLKTDSWRYDLISLLPTDIAYYWWKPQSCDYDRLPCPVIVRMNRLFRLPRMWEWFDRTETATSYPNAFRICKVVMAILVLIHWNACLYFAISYAIGFGTDNWVYNITGGRNETLAHQYIYSFYWSTLTLTTIGETPQPEIDPEYLFVVADFLAGVLIFATIVGNIGSMISNMNVARVEFQNKMDGVKQYMAFRKVSGELEARVIRWFAYTWAQSGALDEENVLSSLPDKLKAEIAIRVHLETLRKVQIFQDCEPGLLEALVLKLRLQVFSPGDYICRKGDVGKEMYIVKRGRLQVVADDGKTVLAVLSAGSVFGEVSVLDIVGNRTGNRRTANVRALGYSDLFCLGKRDLWEALADYPDARTTLTERGCQLLRKDGLLDEQVFQKAQNTQLSLEETVSQLETTVEILNNRLEGLLTDIGEEQAKIKQKLSQIEMRVVDTEGEVITDDEDRTSSDGSEIRSEIARMSDSYECSELALSMSPSTSTVFLEKPIAGRERGHSLCVERTPSLSHLAAQPRSKSLRIKKPPKDYSH from the exons GGGGTAGGCGAGACTCAACGGCCGAGCTGGTTCAGGAACATCCTTGCGCGAATCACGCGCGCCATCCGCCGCCGCCTCAGCCGGGAGGACGCCGCCACGCCACCTGACTTGTTCCTTGACAAGTATGCGGCCACGGAGTTCCACGACCCGCAGGAGCCAATGTACGAGGCCAAGAGATCCAAGATCCTTTGTGGACTCAAGCTGGTCTTCGATCCGACACAGCCGGGACATTACCAT TGGCTAGCCGTAGTCTCGCTAGCGATACTATACAACGTGGTGTTCGTGATCGGGCGCGCCGTGTTTTGGGAGTTGGACACCATCACAGTTGTCTGGTTCGTGCTGGACTACATCTGCGACGCCATATATCTCGTCGATACTGTCGTTCACGTGCATGAAG GGTATCTTGAACACGGTCTCATGGTAAAGGAAGCCACGAGACTTAGGAAGCATTATCTCAAGACAGATTCTTGGCGATACGACCTAATATCTTTGCTGCCCACGGACATTGCTTACTACTGGTGGAAACCGCAGAGCTGTGACTAT GACCGTTTACCGTGCCCTGTTATTGTGCGAATGAATAGACTGTTTCGCCTTCCTCGAATGTGGGAGTGGTTTGACCGCACCGAGACCGCCACCAGCTATCCAAACGCTTTCAGAATCTGCAAG GTCGTGATGGCCATTCTAGTTCTCATTCACTGGAATGCATGCCTTTATTTCGCGATAAGCTATGCAATTGGATTCGGCACCGACAATTGGGTATACAACATTACAGGTGGACGAAACGAAACGTTGGCTCATCAATACATTTACAGCTTTTATTGGTCGACCCTAACACTCACTACCATAGGAGAAACGCCCCAGCCCGAAATCGATCCGGAATACTTATTTGTTGTGGCGGACTTCCTTGCCGGCGTCCTAATTTTTGCTACAATCGTAGGTAACATCGGCTCGATGATATCGAACATGAACGTGGCCCGTGtcgaatttcaaaataaaatggacGGCGTGAAGCAGTACATGGCATTTAGAAAAGTGAGCGGGGAGCTCGAAGCGAGAGTTATCAGATGGTTTGCGTACACCTGGGCTCAGAGCGGCGCGCTGGACGAAGAGAACGTCCTGTCTTCATTACCTGATAAACTTAAAGCGGAAATTGCTATACGCGTTCACTTGGAGACTCTACGGAAAGTGCAAATATTTCAAGATTGCGAGCCCGGTCTCCTTGAAGCACTTGTATTAAAACTACGACTTCAGGTCTTTAGCCCTGGAGATTACATTTGCCGCAAAGGAGATGTCGGTAAAGAGATGTACATTGTTAAACGGGGCCGTCTACAGGTAGTGGCAGATGATGGTAAAACTGTGCTTGCCGTTTTGAGTGCCGGATCTGTGTTTGGAGAAGTGAGCGTTTTGGACATCGTGGGCAATCGCACCGGCAATCGCAGGACCGCCAATGTACGAGCACTGGGCTATTCTGACTTGTTTTGTTTGGGAAAAAGAGATCTTTGGGAAGCCTTGGCTGACTACCCCGATGCTCGTACTACCTTAACTGAACGTGGATGTCAGCTTTTACGCAag GATGGTCTGCTTGACGAGCAAGTTTTCCAAAAAGCGCAAAATACTCAATTGAGCCTAGAGGAAACTGTCAGCCAACTGGAGACTACAGTGGAAATACTCAATAACCGGCTAGAGGGCTTGTTGACTGATATTGGTGAAGAACAGgctaaaattaaacaaaagctTAGTCAAATCGAAATGAG GGTCGTAGACACTGAAGGTGAGGTAATTACCGACGATGAGGATAGGACTTCGTCCGATGGGTCTGAAATAAGAAGCGAAATCGCTCGAATGTCTGACAGTTACGAGTGCAGCGAGCTGGCGCTGAGCATGTCTCCGAGCACGTCCACAGTGTTCCTGGAGAAGCCCATCGCGGGCCGGGAGCGCGGCCACTCGCTCTGCGTGGAGAGGACGCCCAGCCTCAGCCACCTTGCCGCCCAACCGCGGAGTAAATCACTCCGCATTAAGAAACCGCCCAAAGACTACTCTCACTAA